The Leptodactylus fuscus isolate aLepFus1 chromosome 3, aLepFus1.hap2, whole genome shotgun sequence genome has a segment encoding these proteins:
- the LOC142198453 gene encoding ankyrin repeat domain-containing protein 9-like — MDYNPVSFWFPRAVENQEPVWKLEELRAEKCFEWEPEPEDQYYTPSNALKYAIMYDHIAYARYLLSHFPEESINVPVQKGNHQAYSYHLGLAIMHDRREILNLILEAGQKVHCGSYVNLEHYFAPGDGNTALHLACNLLKGDLVLILLTHGATSIPNKYGQTPMDMILTRIASAGDNMKLKIRCLDHLLLFEPLITLETRRTLEENHEDWAAIMGEDVLAYLLGKRPAPLAMTSMRRILQQLPPLNIVRCLQQLQIPHIVRNSFSLGH; from the coding sequence ATGGACTACAACCCTGTGTCCTTTTGGTTCCCTCGCGCTGTGGAAAACCAGGAGCCGGTCTGGAAACTAGAGGAGCTCAGGGCTGAAAAATGTTTTGAATGGGAACCAGAGCCGGAGGACCAGTACTACACCCCATCCAATGCCCTGAAATATGCCATCATGTATGACCACATAGCCTATGCCCGGTACCTATTGAGTCACTTCCCGGAAGAATCAATCAATGTGCCGGTCCAGAAAGGTAACCACCAGGCATATTCTTACCACCTGGGCCTGGCTATAATGCATGATCGCCGGGAGATCCTCAACTTGATCTTGGAGGCCGGGCAGAAAGTCCATTGCGGATCCTACGTAAACCTGGAGCATTATTTCGCTCCAGGGGATGGAAACACAGCCTTGCATCTGGCCTGCAATCTTCTTAAAGGTGACCTGGTGCTTATTCTTTTAACCCATGGGGCAACATCGATCCCAAATAAATATGGACAAACCCCCATGGACATGATATTGACCCGAATAGCCAGCGCGGGTGATAATATGAAACTTAAGATCAGGTGTTTGGACCATCTCCTCCTCTTTGAACCTCTCATAACTTTAGAGACGAGACGGACCTTGGAGGAGAATCACGAAGACTGGGCAGCCATAATGGGTGAGGACGTGCTTGCCTATCTGCTGGGGAAGAGGCCGGCGCCATTGGCGATGACATCAATGAGGaggattctgcagcagctgccacCATTGAACATTGTGAGATGCCTACAACAGCTCCAGATCCCTCATATTGTCAGAAACAGCTTCTCACTTGGACATTAA